tttttatgccaatttaaataaacaacaaaaaaaatgtacttaagtagataacattacagtaaaaatttaaatatattgaattattttttttttatgcaggggAATTATAGCATAATGCAAATTTTAGGATTAATATTCTTTATGTAACaaattgatatataattattttttttgtaagaatcaCTCATTACCTAATGTTTTATAATTCATGCAAATGTAGCTTTAGATGAAATATATCAACAGATATACttacatatcttattattagtaaaaaaaatatatatatatatatttatattcaatagtacacacacacacacacacacacacataatattctTTATGtaacaaatgaatttttttatttgcaagaaTCACCCAtaacctaaaaaatatataaaatttatattaatatatatctttatatattttatttttagttaatatattttatatatttttatgtttttatatttattagcacacacacacacaaaatttctaaatatatatcttatatatatatatatatatatatatatatatatatatatatatatatatatatatatatatatatatatatatatatatatatatatatacaatacacacacacacaaatatatatatatatatatatatatatattatttatttatatttagaaatagtTGCAGATGTTTACTGAGGCTGGATGTGTTTCTGAGGTCACAGATGAGTTCAATGATTCACTGCTACGTCTTTTCTGAGTCCTTTTTCTAATGAACTTGTTTGTGCGTTATCTCTTCTGACAGGACAAACAAGCTCttaactctgtttttttttctgctccacTCTGTGTTTTATTACACATGTGCAAGGTTCAAAGATCATTTTGTCCATGCGTTGTGGTGATGGGCCTGCTAGTATAAAAAACCACAGGCAAGCGCTGGAGGACTATCACTCTGGACAAGCTCTACAACACATAGTGCCTAAGAGAAAGTCTAAACATGAATGCTATGATGGACACATTGCACGGGTTTGGAGTGAGTAGCACCCAATACCTGCAGACCCATTACAAAGACGCCCAAGGATGGTTTCTTTTCATCTCCTTTGTGGCAGATCTGAGGAACACCTTCTTCATCTTCTTTCCCATCTGGTTCCATCTGAAAGAATCAGTCGGGATCAAGCTCATCTGGGTGGCTGTGATAGGAGACTGGCTCAATCTGGTCTTCAAATGGTAAGCAAATAAGAGTTTACTGTCAAATTAAATCATGAATTGAAATGTAATGTTGTTCCTTTTATCTATTTAGATCCTATTTGGAGAACGTCCATACTGGTGGGTCCATGAGACTTCCTACTACATCAACAGCTCAACGCCACATATTGAGCAGTATCCCATGACCTGTGAGACCGGTCCAGGTGCGTCTTTCTCCTCTAGAAGTACCACACTAGTCCACTTGAAACCTGTTTTATCACACATCAAAAGAGCACTTTGATCACTTAGCTGCTTCTTGATGCAGGAAGCCCGTCTGGTCACGCTATGGGGGCTGCTGGTGTTTACTACACATTGGTCACCTCAATCCTCGCCATAATGCTGAGCAAAGAGAAGAAATCCTCATCTAAGAGCCTGTAAGTCAATCTTTATCACTATCAGGTCATTtttactttgtgtttgttttgaaataGATAGTTAGATCTGCAGGATGTTTATGATGTACTATCTGTTTTTTAATCAGATACTTGCGTGGTTCACTTTGGACACTCTTCTGGACGGTCCAGgtctgtgtttgtctctctcgGGTCTTCATCGCTGCTCATTTCCCCCATCAAGTTTTTGCAGGAGTTATTTCAGGTAAACAGCTCAATAAATTGTAATttctatactcttaaaaataaagattctccAAGGGGGGtttcattttgaaagaagtctttccTGCTCACcaaagatgtatttatttgaccaaaaatatattaaaacagaaatattgtgaaatattattgcaatttaaaataactgttttctctttgaacatatttttaaatgtgatttattcctgtgatgcaaagctgaatttttagcagccgttactccagtcttcagtgtcacatgatctgtcagagatcattctaatatgctgatttgctgcttcatatttaatataatcaaaggtttggggtaaataaaagaattgtattttattcagcaatCAAGCattgaagtgacagtaaagttaaatattacaaaatatttctatttaagcAAAATTGC
This region of Cyprinus carpio isolate SPL01 chromosome B12, ASM1834038v1, whole genome shotgun sequence genomic DNA includes:
- the LOC109072463 gene encoding glucose-6-phosphatase catalytic subunit 1-like, yielding MNAMMDTLHGFGVSSTQYLQTHYKDAQGWFLFISFVADLRNTFFIFFPIWFHLKESVGIKLIWVAVIGDWLNLVFKWILFGERPYWWVHETSYYINSSTPHIEQYPMTCETGPGSPSGHAMGAAGVYYTLVTSILAIMLSKEKKSSSKSLYLRGSLWTLFWTVQVCVCLSRVFIAAHFPHQVFAGVISGMIVAEAFNRQKWIYSASLKNYFNITLFLLSFAVGLYLLLKALGVDLLWTLEKAQRWCVNPAWVHLDTTPFASLLRNMGTLFGLGLGLHSPLYTESKKSSSARVRMACIIASLSLLHLFDTIKPPTHTAALFYLLSFCKSATVPLVTVSIIPYCVSGALGSQSKKQL